DNA sequence from the Manis javanica isolate MJ-LG chromosome 15, MJ_LKY, whole genome shotgun sequence genome:
ctgacttacttcactgagcataataccctccagctccatccatgttgttgcaaatgggaggatttgttttcttcttatggctgcataatattccattgtgtatatgtaccacatcttctttatccattcatctactgatggacacttaggttgcttccatttcttggctattgtaaatagtgctgtgataaacatagggatgcatatgtctttttgaaactgggatcctgcattcttagggtaaattcctaggagtggaattcctgggtcaaatggtatttctatttttagttttttgaggaacctccatattgctttccacaatggttcaactagtttacattcccaccagcagtgtaggagggttcccctttctcctcatcctcgccagcatttgttgttcctagtcttttcgatgctggccatccttactggtgtaaggtgatatctcattgtggttttaatttgcatttccctgataattagcgatgtggagcatcttttcatgtgcctgttggccatctgaatttcttctttggggaagtatctgttcatatcctctgcccattttttaatagggttattgctttttgggtgttgaggcatgtgagttatttatatattttggatgttaaccccttgtcggatatgttatttacaaatatattcgcccatactgtaggatgcctttttgttctgctgatggtgtcctttgctgtacagaagctttttagcatgatgtagtcccatttgttcattttttgtttcccttgcctgaggagatgcgttcaggaaaaagttgcttatgtttatattcaagagatttttgcctatgttttcttccaagacaTTAACTTTCTGGAAGAGTCAAGACCAGTTACCTTAACAGAATGACCCTCACTGTGGATTTGcctgattatttctttgtgtttaacATATTTTTCTCCCAGGAATGCTACACCAGTAATGCTGTGGTGATGGGTGGGTTTGAAGATTGAGCTTCTTTGGTTCATCAAGATATCTGTCTAGACCAGAGGTTCTTAACTGGGGCCATGAATAGACTTCACTCCTTGACATATACATATCCCATACCTAAATTATATCCACATTTTCCTTCTGTGTGCATTTTTCCAAGAGGCTTCTTGGCTCCTATCAGATTCTCAAAGGGCTTTAGGACCCAAAGAGATTAAGAAACACTGGTCTGCCAGCTGAAGTAGGCGGTACACAGCTGGTTTCTGGGGTCTTGCTCACTCTGAACTGGCTTCCTTGTGGAGATAGCTGTAAACTGTAACTTTCCCCTACCCTGGCTTTGGATCAAAGAGATGTCTGTGCAGTTTTTTGTTAAATCTGGGAGCCAGGGGCAGCCTGTGTGCCTGGTTCCAAGGATTCAGGAgagtttctgttcttttctttcctgtcagGTGCTCAGAATGCCAGGATTCCCTCACCAACTGGTACTATGAGAAGGATGGGAAGCTTTACTGCCACAAGGACTACTGGGGGAAGTTTGGGGAGTTTTGCCATGGGTGCTCTCTGCTGATGACAGGACCTGTCATGGTGAGTGTGTCCCTCCATCTCTGTCCCTCTTGGTCAGCAGAGTCCATTGGCAGTGCCTCCAGTTGCCTATTGCCATTCATTTTCTGGTCTAACCATCAGCCAAGGCCTCTCCTTTGTTTACCCAATCATTTAACAGATGTTTGCTGAGTACCTTTTAAGTGCCAGGTAAGGTCCTTCCCTCAAAGACTTACCAGTCCATTGTTGGGAGTGGTTGGGTAGGCAGGCAGGGGTGGGATGAGGGCCTTGAAGGAGAGCATTACAGGTTGAAGAGAATATACCTAAGTTGTTTTTGGGGAATCAGAAAAAGAGACCCTGGAATGGGCTGGGCAAGAGAGGTTCCACTCCCCCTCCCTGTTCCTGGTGAAGGGCTTTAAGCCTAGTCACAGATTTGCCAACCCTGTGTTGGAGGAACTGTGAGCCTTTCTAATAGGGATGATTGCTTCTGGGGACTTGTTCTCATGTCTGAGACCAAAACAGTTTTTTGCAATGTCAGAAGGAACAGAGAGGCACCAATCTGACGCTTCCTCTGGAAGCTTTAGGGCAGGGACTACAGAGGTAGACTGTCAGTGGGATCTGTAGATCCTTGACGGAGGTCACCCACCCACCTCACCTCCACCCAGGCAACAGTGACAGctcccttcctccatcctcaCCTGCCCACAGGTGGCTGGGGAGTTCAGGTACCACCCAGAGTGCTTTGCCTGCATGAGCTGCAAGGTGATCATCGAGGATGGGGATGCCTATGCCCTTGTGCAGCACGCCACCCTCTACTGGTAAGGTGGTGGCCCCGTGTCCTCCAAGAGTGGCCAAGAGCAGGTGGCAGTGTGAGTTGGGCAGAAGGACAACTGGGCGATCACAGCACTGGATTCCAGTCATAGCGATGCTCTTAACCAGCTTTGTAACCTGCAGGCAGGATCATTAACGTCTCTGTGGTCTCTGTCCCTACCTACTATGAGAATCACAACACTGTGCCCTGCAGTCCTCCCAGAGGGGGAAAACGGCTGGGGAGATGTTCTCAGAGGACCCGGAACATTAAAGGCAGAGGCCCGTTAGAGCTCAGTCGGTCCGGCTGCCTCAGTTGACAAAAGAAGTCAGGttggggcccagagaggggaagggggctGGGTTCTCACTGTGAGTcaaaaacagagcagagagacCCAGGCCATCTCACCCCCAGTCCCAGCGCCCCCCGGGGAACCCAGGGTCGTTGTTGTGAGCAGCCAGCTAGAATCGTGGTGAGGACAGTAATAGTGGGGTTATGGGGGAACCCACATGGTACAGTGGTTGCTGGGGGGGTTCCAGGTGGTGCTACAGGGTCTTGATCCACTTTACACTCCTCTCCCCAGTGGGAAGTGCCACAATGAGGTGGTGCTGGCCCCCATGTTCGAGAGGCTTTCCACGGAGTCTCTTCAGGACCAGCTGCCCTACTCTGTCACACACATCTCCATGCCCGCCACCACTGAGGGCAGGCGGGGCTTCTCTGTGTCGGTGGAGAGTGCCTGCTCCAACTACGCCACCACTGTGCAAGTCAAAGAGTGAGTATTTTGAGAGCCCTGCAGCGGGGGTTCTTGAGCAGAGACGGGCCTTGAGGGGCTCCCTTCAGCCTCATTTCATCTCTTTCTCCTGGAGCTCACTATATGTAACCGCACCTGGGCCTTGGCATTTACTTTCTCTCTGCCTAGGCTGCTTCCCACCAGGTACTTAGCGCCAGAATCACTCCCCTTTTAGTGTCAAGTTTCAGATCATGTTTGCTCTTTGAAATTATCTGGCTCGATTACGTGAATGTGTATTAGTTTGTGTACCCTCTGTCTTCCCCATGGCTCCTTCTGGAGCTTAGTCCTGTTCAGTACTGCATGCCCAGggcctagagcagtgcctggcatataataggtgTTCATTGGTTACTGTTTTCTtggttgaaagaatgaatggagaaGAGGTAAGACTCCGTTCTGTTTCCAGGCCCTCAGGACCAAATGGAGAGAGTCTGTTCCCATCTAATAACAGTGATGAGGCCAGTGTGCCTGCCAACCCTGTATATAGTGGTTGTGTACTTTTGTGCTGGCCCTGGGCTCTTGCATATAGGTCTGGGAAAGTCAGCAGGAGGTAGGGGCTTCTCAAAGCCTCATTAGAGGACGAGGGAAGGGAACTGTGTTCAGGGCAGAGGTGGGAGCCTGTGGTTGTGTCTGGTATAGATTGTTAAATCATGAAAGGCCTGGATTTTGAAGATTCAGCAGGTCTGTGGAAGGATTCAAGCAATAAGGTGACATGGCCAGGTTAGTGTTTTAGAAGGATCACTGGTGTGGAAGTTGGATGGGAGAAGAGCAAGCCTAGAGGTATACAGACCAGTCAGAAAACTGCTGAAAGATCTAGGAGTTTGATATTAGTAACAATGTTGATGGAGAGAAGCAGGATAAAGATGGTGAGGGCTGGGAGGCAGTGAGGGAACTCTGGATGGGGAGGGTGATGTCCAGGTTTCTGGTGTTTCTTGGATGATATCCAAGTTCTTGGCCACTGACGGATGGAGGGTGCCATTCACTGAGACAGGGCACCCTGTGGAGAGTGTTGCCTTTCCCTGTGAGTGGCCTGGGGCCTGGTGAACGTCACCTGCACAAGTGAAACGGGTCAGACACATTTTTTAGTTCGCTTACACCGTGCTTCCACTCTTGTCTGACCAGGGTCAACCGGATGCACATCAGTCCCAACAACCGCAATGCCATCCATCCCGGGGACCGAATCCTGGAGATCAATGGGACCCCTGTCCGCACACTCCGAGTGGAGGAGGTAGAGTGCAGGTTCAGTCTGTCTGGTGGGTTGGGACATGGGGCAGTCCGTCTGGAAGATCAGACTGCGGCCTttaccttccccacccccagcctctctgTCCTGGCCCGGAGCCTGTGGCCACTGGTGACCTCCGATGTGAACCTGGCACATTCCTGGGGCAGCAAGGATGGCCTGATAGATGGGGGAGCTGACAGAATGCCAGGCAGAGGGTACTGTGGGGCTGCTAGCAGCTGGAGGCCACCATTAGCCAAGTTGAGCATTGGCCACACTGTGTTTGGATCACCCGGGTTGATGGTGGGTGGCTTGGGGTGGGACAGCTTGTGGGAGCCAGCCTGACACTGTTCTTGGCCACAGGTGGAAGATGCGATTACCCAGACAAGCCAGACGCTTCAGCTCTTGATTGAACATGACCCCATCTCCCAGCGCCTGGAGCGGCTGGATGCACGACTCTCTCCCCACATGCAGAATGCCAGACACTCCCACACCCTCAGCACCCTGGACACCAAGGAGAATCTGGAAGGGACGCTGAGGAGACGCTCCCTGAGGTGCCGCCTCCCACTCTGGTTCTGTCCCACGTCTGTCCCTCAGATGAGCTGAGCCGGCTTTCATAGGCCAGCAGAGTTAGCACGGGAACCAGCTGGTCAGGGACAGGCTGTGGCGATTGTGCTGACCCGGCTCCCCCGATGGGGATCACAGTTCATAGCCAGGGCCTGTGCATGACCTCACCCAGCTGTCTGCCAGTTTTCCATAGAAACTAGAGGGCCAGCCTCTGCCCACTGAACTCCTGGCTACAGGAGACAGCGATGCTGGACCCGAAGGACAGTGTAGACTGTAGGGGAAGTTTGGGGCTCAGAGGCTTGATAAGTATAAATAAGgacattgaaaactataaagcaaGAGGTGAATGCAAATAGTTTCAGATTTGAGGGACCAACATCTGAAATCTCAGAGTTGTCTGGGTCCATGGGGAGGGAGCTGTGGCCTGGGTGCAGGTGCCAGGGAGGGAGAACAGCAGGTGAGACGGTGGCTTTGAGGCAGAAACTCCCCCACCAGCCCTCACGCTgagctccctcccttcccaaaccGCTTCATCTCTCCTGTCCTTTGTGTCCACATCTGGGAAGTGGAGTGGCAAGATAGAGGTGGCTGTGCCCACAGGTACGAAAGGATTCAGTGTGGAGAAGGATGCAGAGATCCACAGGGTCGGCCCTTAGTAAATGTGAGGTGGTGTTGGTGTCATTAGGTGCCAGCTGCCTTCTCTACCTCATGACCAAGCAGACTGAATCACAAGGAAGCGGCAGGCTTCCTCGGCTGGCATCTGTTGGAAGTATGGCCCTGTCACTCCCGGCTGCCCTCTTGGCCTCAGTCAGCACAAGTGAGCTGGTCGAGGCAAGGTGCCTGAGGGCAGAGAGGGCCTGGGAACAGGTGGTCTGGAGGAGGGAAGATGTGGGCATGGCCAGAGAGCTGCTCAGATATCTGCAAGGCTGTCCTGCAGGAAAAGGGCAGCTCACCTCGTGTGCTCTGGTGGGCACGGTCAGCTCGAGGCAGAGCACAAGAGCAGGGCCTAGGAAGCCTGTGGGCAGCCCTTCCCGGGCAGCCCAGGTGAACAGGAGCTTGCCTCGAGAGAAGCTGGCAGGGCTACAGTTCACCTGCAGGGCTGTGTACTTCCACCTTCCTGTGCCAGCTCCAGGAAATCAGAGTGACTGTTGTAgaccatttacttttatttatttatttatttattattaaggtatgattgatatacactcttacgaaggttttacatgaaaaaacaatgtggttactacatttaccccccatattatcaagtccccaccctaccccaatgcagtcactgtccatcagtgcagcaaaatgccacagattcactgtttgccttctctgtgctacactgttctcccagtgaccccccacaccatgtgtactaaacataatacccctcagtccccttctccctccctccccacccgccctcccacacccctcccctttggtaaccactagttcattcttggagtctctgagtctgctgccattttgttccttcagttttgcttcatggttatactccacaaatgaggaaaatcatttggcattcgtctttctccacctggcttctttcactgagcataatgtcctccagctccatccatgttgttgcaaatggcaggatttgttttcttcttacagctgaatagtgttccattgtgtatatgtaccacatcttcttcagccattcatctactgatggacacttaggttgcttccatatcttggctattgtaaaaagtgctgcgataaacataggggtgcgtatgtctttttgaatctgagaagttgtattctttgggtaaattccaaggagtgggattcctgggtcaaatggtatttctatttttagttttttgaggaacctccatattgctttccacaatggttgaactagcttacattcccaccagcagtgtaggagggttcccctttctccgcatccttgccagcatttgttgttcttagtcttttcaatgctggccatccttactggtgtgaggtggtatctcattgtagttttaatttgcatttccctgataattagtgatgtgaagcatcttttcatgtgcctgttggccatctggatttcttatttggagaaccgtctctttatatcctctgctcatttgttaactgggttatttgcttttcaggtgttgaggcgtgtaagttctttatatattttggatgttaaccccttgtcgacCATTTACTATTACTGGtgcttttttaaatataattatactgGCTTCATTGCTATAAATCTCATATGtgcttgttattttaaaatgtggacaGATGTGTCTGTTTTGGACGGCAGTTGCCTGTCACTCTAACTCAGTGCCTGAATCAAGCAGATACAGAAGGTGGTGGGTCGCCATTTACAGCGCTGTCATACATTGAACACTGTCAGCTTGTAGAGTCCAGTCAGTCATTCCAGGTGCGAGGAACTCAGGGGTCCCACTTTGAATGTGTTATTTACTGTGTCTATAAATAAACTACTGATGGCTGTATCCCCAAGTTGGCACATCAGGCTGATGTAAGAGTCCCTTTCCCCCATCCTAGCTCCTGAACTATAGACACTGGAATGGACGGGGCGGCCCTGAGCTTCCTGCCTCTGGGGTTTCGGGTCAGGTCCCTAAGGACTGCCCCATCCCTACTGCCATCTTCCCTCTTCCTTAGACGGAGTAACAGCATCTCCAAGTCTCCTGGCCCTAGTTCCCCAAAGGAGCCCCTGCTGCTCAGCCGGGACATCAGCCGCTCGGAATCCTTGCGCTGTTCCAGCAGCTACTCGCAGCAGATCTTCCGGCCGTGTGACCTGATCCACGGGGAGGTCCTGGGGAAGGGCTTCTTCGGGCAGGCCATCAAGGTGAGTGCAGTAGCAGTGGCTCGGCTCTGTTCCCCACCTTCTCTCACCTTCTTCTAGGGAGTTCTTATCACATAGTCTCACCCTAAACCCTATGGGACAGCAGGCCCCCCTCCTGCCTACAGGTGATGGTGAGGGCTGCACCCCTGCACTCCCAGGCCATCTAAGGGCATTGTTGCTGTTAGAGTGAGTTTGGTGGACCTGGAGACCTGGGTTGGGATGAGCTGTGCCCGtggccttcctgcctccagctAGTGGGTGTTTTTAGGTGCCCATAGGCCTCAGTGCCGGGCATGCTGCAGAGAACACACAGGCGAGTGGCTCCTGCCTCCCTGATGAACAGTCTTGGGGACTAACctacctctctttctctcctcctcctctgctgagAGCTGGGAGGGGGGGTCAGGTAAGTGTGTCTCAGCTCTGGGGGCTGGAGAGCTCACCACCCAGCTCCATGGTGCATGTCTGTGACCCTCCTACCCCCAGACTTCTATTTGCCCAAGGGActcactcattgtcagatgaccAGAGCTCCTGCTTGGCTTGGCAGTGAACCCTCCTGCCTCTTTCCACGCTTCCCTTTGCTGGATTCTTGCCTCCCCTCGGTGCATGCCCGGCGCTCCAGGGAAGAGGCTATGCTCCTGCCAGAGTCCCCTGTTGCCCCATGGAGTGTCTTCTACACATGAGCTCTGTCAGTCTGCTCCAGCTCAGTGTCCTCAGGGGATGGGATGGCCACTTGCATAGAATTTCACAAAGAGAACTGCCTGTATTCTGTGCACGGTTAACAGTTGCTGTCCTTATAGGTGACACACAAAGCCACAGGCAAAGTGATGGTCATGAAGGAGTTGATTCGTTGTgacgaagaaacacaaaagacttTTCTGACTGAGGTGAGAAGGTGGGGTGGTTAGGTGTTCGGTGTCACTGTTGGAAGAGGAAGATATTACTAAATAATGGTTTTAAGAGGAAATGGTTTGGAATCACGTTGTTGAAGCCCATGCAGGAAAGATCACTAGGCGAGTGTCCCTTCCCCCTCCGAGTCACAGCACGCTTCCTTGTTCAGTGAGTGCTTCCTAAAGACAGATCTGGGTACAAGGACACAGTGACAAAGGAGATGTGGTTCAGAGGAGCTCACAGAACATGAGGGTGATGCACAGGAAAACCGTCCAGTTTAGCACAACTAGATGAGATCATCTTCCCCTGAACCGCCGCTGT
Encoded proteins:
- the LIMK2 gene encoding LIM domain kinase 2 isoform X2 codes for the protein MATPAGEDAWRCRGCGDQVAPSQRLYRTVNEAWHSSCFRCSECQDSLTNWYYEKDGKLYCHKDYWGKFGEFCHGCSLLMTGPVMVAGEFRYHPECFACMSCKVIIEDGDAYALVQHATLYCGKCHNEVVLAPMFERLSTESLQDQLPYSVTHISMPATTEGRRGFSVSVESACSNYATTVQVKEVNRMHISPNNRNAIHPGDRILEINGTPVRTLRVEEVEDAITQTSQTLQLLIEHDPISQRLERLDARLSPHMQNARHSHTLSTLDTKENLEGTLRRRSLRRSNSISKSPGPSSPKEPLLLSRDISRSESLRCSSSYSQQIFRPCDLIHGEVLGKGFFGQAIKVPIGLSAGHAAENTQASGSCLPDEQSWGLTYLSFSPPPLLRAGRGGQVTHKATGKVMVMKELIRCDEETQKTFLTEVKVMRSLDHPNVLKFIGVLYKDKRLNLLTEYIEGGTLKDFLRGVDPFPWQQKVRFAKGIASGMAYLHSMCIIHRDLNSHNCLIKLDRTVVVADFGLSRLIVEERKRPPVEKATTKKRTLRKNDRKKRYTVVGNPYWMAPEMLNGKSYDETVDVFSFGIVLCEIIGQVYADPDCLPRTLDFGLNVKLFWEKFVPTDCPPAFFPLAAICCKLEPESRPAFSKLEDSFEALSLYLGELGIPLPAELEELDHTVSTQYGLTRDSPP
- the LIMK2 gene encoding LIM domain kinase 2 isoform X5, whose product is MATPAGEDAWRCRGCGDQVAPSQRLYRTVNEAWHSSCFRCSECQDSLTNWYYEKDGKLYCHKDYWGKFGEFCHGCSLLMTGPVMVAGEFRYHPECFACMSCKVIIEDGDAYALVQHATLYCGKCHNEVVLAPMFERLSTESLQDQLPYSVTHISMPATTEGRRGFSVSVESACSNYATTVQVKEVNRMHISPNNRNAIHPGDRILEINGTPVRTLRVEEVEDAITQTSQTLQLLIEHDPISQRLERLDARLSPHMQNARHSHTLSTLDTKENLEGTLRRRSLRRSNSISKSPGPSSPKEPLLLSRDISRSESLRCSSSYSQQIFRPCDLIHGEVLGKGFFGQAIKVTHKATGKVMVMKELIRCDEETQKTFLTEVKVMRSLDHPNVLKFIGVLYKDKRLNLLTEYIEGGTLKDFLRGVDPFPWQQKVRFAKGIASGMAYLHSMCIIHRDLNSHNCLIKLDRTVVVADFGLSRLIVEERKRPPVEKATTKKRTLRKNDRKKRYTVVGNPYWMAPEMLNGKSYDETVDVFSFGIVLCEIIGQVYADPDCLPRTLDFGLNVKLFWEKFVPTDCPPAFFPLAAICCKLEPESRPAFSKLEDSFEALSLYLGELGIPLPAELEELDHTVSTQYGLTRDSPP
- the LIMK2 gene encoding LIM domain kinase 2 isoform X1, which translates into the protein MVAVCSQPEALQTGLQLSSFIWCGEKMGSYLSVPAYFTSRDPFRCSECQDSLTNWYYEKDGKLYCHKDYWGKFGEFCHGCSLLMTGPVMVAGEFRYHPECFACMSCKVIIEDGDAYALVQHATLYCGKCHNEVVLAPMFERLSTESLQDQLPYSVTHISMPATTEGRRGFSVSVESACSNYATTVQVKEVNRMHISPNNRNAIHPGDRILEINGTPVRTLRVEEVEDAITQTSQTLQLLIEHDPISQRLERLDARLSPHMQNARHSHTLSTLDTKENLEGTLRRRSLRRSNSISKSPGPSSPKEPLLLSRDISRSESLRCSSSYSQQIFRPCDLIHGEVLGKGFFGQAIKVPIGLSAGHAAENTQASGSCLPDEQSWGLTYLSFSPPPLLRAGRGGQVTHKATGKVMVMKELIRCDEETQKTFLTEVKVMRSLDHPNVLKFIGVLYKDKRLNLLTEYIEGGTLKDFLRGVDPFPWQQKVRFAKGIASGMAYLHSMCIIHRDLNSHNCLIKLDRTVVVADFGLSRLIVEERKRPPVEKATTKKRTLRKNDRKKRYTVVGNPYWMAPEMLNGKSYDETVDVFSFGIVLCEIIGQVYADPDCLPRTLDFGLNVKLFWEKFVPTDCPPAFFPLAAICCKLEPESRPAFSKLEDSFEALSLYLGELGIPLPAELEELDHTVSTQYGLTRDSPP
- the LIMK2 gene encoding LIM domain kinase 2 isoform X4; its protein translation is MVAVCSQPEALQTGLQLSSFIWCGEKMGSYLSVPAYFTSRDPFRCSECQDSLTNWYYEKDGKLYCHKDYWGKFGEFCHGCSLLMTGPVMVAGEFRYHPECFACMSCKVIIEDGDAYALVQHATLYCGKCHNEVVLAPMFERLSTESLQDQLPYSVTHISMPATTEGRRGFSVSVESACSNYATTVQVKEVNRMHISPNNRNAIHPGDRILEINGTPVRTLRVEEVEDAITQTSQTLQLLIEHDPISQRLERLDARLSPHMQNARHSHTLSTLDTKENLEGTLRRRSLRRSNSISKSPGPSSPKEPLLLSRDISRSESLRCSSSYSQQIFRPCDLIHGEVLGKGFFGQAIKVTHKATGKVMVMKELIRCDEETQKTFLTEVKVMRSLDHPNVLKFIGVLYKDKRLNLLTEYIEGGTLKDFLRGVDPFPWQQKVRFAKGIASGMAYLHSMCIIHRDLNSHNCLIKLDRTVVVADFGLSRLIVEERKRPPVEKATTKKRTLRKNDRKKRYTVVGNPYWMAPEMLNGKSYDETVDVFSFGIVLCEIIGQVYADPDCLPRTLDFGLNVKLFWEKFVPTDCPPAFFPLAAICCKLEPESRPAFSKLEDSFEALSLYLGELGIPLPAELEELDHTVSTQYGLTRDSPP
- the LIMK2 gene encoding LIM domain kinase 2 isoform X3; protein product: MVAVCSQPEALQTGLQLSSFIWCGEKMGSYLSVPAYFTSRDPFRCSECQDSLTNWYYEKDGKLYCHKDYWGKFGEFCHGCSLLMTGPVMVAGEFRYHPECFACMSCKVIIEDGDAYALVQHATLYCGKCHNEVVLAPMFERLSTESLQDQLPYSVTHISMPATTEGRRGFSVSVESACSNYATTVQVKEVNRMHISPNNRNAIHPGDRILEINGTPVRTLRVEEVEDAITQTSQTLQLLIEHDPISQRLERLDARLSPHMQNARHSHTLSTLDTKENLEGTLRRRSLRRSNSISKSPGPSSPKEPLLLSRDISRSESLRCSSSYSQQIFRPCDLIHGEVLGKGFFGQAIKVPIGLSAGHAAENTQASGSCLPDEQSWGLTYLSFSPPPLLRAGRGGQVTHKATGKVMVMKELIRCDEETQKTFLTEVKVMRSLDHPNVLKFIGVLYKDKRLNLLTEYIEGGTLKDFLRGVDPFPWQQKVRFAKGIASGMDRTVVVADFGLSRLIVEERKRPPVEKATTKKRTLRKNDRKKRYTVVGNPYWMAPEMLNGKSYDETVDVFSFGIVLCEIIGQVYADPDCLPRTLDFGLNVKLFWEKFVPTDCPPAFFPLAAICCKLEPESRPAFSKLEDSFEALSLYLGELGIPLPAELEELDHTVSTQYGLTRDSPP